A stretch of DNA from Doryrhamphus excisus isolate RoL2022-K1 chromosome 6, RoL_Dexc_1.0, whole genome shotgun sequence:
cctacaaaaaaaacgtaaacaaaaaacaaaaatacttgGGTCCGTAACACCTTCAACTTGTGCGGCTCCGATTCGAGTCTTTTGAACGACTCTTTTTCAGCCTCTCATGTGAGAATATTGTTTGggttccttagtcatccatggaAGCACACGTATTATCTGCGTGTTTTAGGCAAACAAGTTTCCCTTTGATATGTTGACACTAACTCTTATGTTCGCTTCATATGGATTTGGCTCATCTGgggcgggggtgtccaaagtgcggcctgcggcacattctaaaaatataatttaacaagaaagaaaaaaaaacagcaaaaaaaattggaaaaactgcacaaatatttttgataattttacaggaattatgtaatattatgagggggaAAATAGTGTCATttttgcataaagttgaaatattaaagaaaaacgaTGTTTTAAAGCCGTAACAATATGAGTCACAaccaaaacaattttaaaaaatgaggtTGCAGGAAAAGGATGTTATgagaatacagtcaaaatatgatttgaataaagtcaaaattgcgtgaagaaaatttacaaaaaagttgaaatagttggggggaaaaaacggcaaaaatgaaaaaaacagctgcaattttatgagaattaatttatattatgagaaaaaaaaaacattttaatagtaGAGGTTTTTTAAATaagtaaagttgtcatttttgaaaaattaggttcgggtaaaaagttataattattatgggaataaagtcatattattttgacacttttgaaaatatttatatatatacattttgttttattatgaatTTACCTATGTTGTcatataaagtcatattattacttGAAAGAAAATTTTCAAAAAGAAAGTTGGAATCGTTGGGAAATTTAAAAACACTAccagaaaaaaacagctataatttttacaagaataaagttaaaatattatcaggaaaaaaagtcatattcttaagtaaaatgtcacaattttatgaggataaacctgtaatattatgagaaaaaaattatataactTTAGtagctaaaatgttttttttttttttttaaatatatcatattaaaaatgtaatattgtgagaaacaaaataaagttgggaataaagtccaaatattatgagaatatatTTTCCGAGAACAAAGCCAAAAcactaagaaaaaaaagtcataattttacaaaaataaacctgtaatattatgagtgatactaataataggcttttttttcctccggcaaaaactgcagttttttcctgatatatatttatatgtttataatttcatggcatcttttcctttttcaCCGTGTGGCCCTCggacaaagtttggacacccccggtctGGAGCCCGACCCATTACCGGATGACTGGAAACAACCGATGAAGCGACGAAGTAAACGATTGTTAACGTCAGCGCTAGTTGTAACGTCTGAAACGTCATTCGATGACGTTACTGTAACACAATAGCGGCGTCAGtaacattgtcatttttaacACTCGCCACTTTTGGCTGCATAGCGGaaaggtgtggggggggggctaaccggagtggttgcaattcaccatgAACAGGGAGAGAAGGTGGTAAAGGCTGCGATTGTCACGCAACAACGGTAATTGTAACATTTGGAACCGCCCGACGCTGTGTAGGATTTCAAGGAACATAACTCGGGCTCCCGTTGCTTATTGATTGTCTAAATTACTCCTTCCTGTCCTCAATTTGTACCCAGATCATCCAATGGAAtgttgaaagctttttttttttaaaatgacctGAGAACTTTGAGCGTCAACGTCGCGATAAAGCAAGCGTGGGAAGCAAAGGAGACCATCCGAGTAAAGGCACATTTTGCAAACAATCAATGGAGAGGATGCCtcggttttgggggggggggggggggtcaaacgTGCTCGGCGAAGACATCCCGGCGTTCTTCTTCATGTGAGCAGGCCCATGCGGGTGAGCTTGGCCGAGAGGAAAGAGTGGAGGACAAACACAACTGGCTTGGGACCCGAGTGGAGGTCAAACACCTGGGAAGAAAAAGACAACACATGAAGGTCGTCGGTGTCAACGTCgattttcttctggtaatgaCGACTTTGTTGCCATAGTGCTTTTTCTAATACAAtctcattttcaaaaaattacgggtcctttcggacatgtggaactgggagcTGATTATAGGATGCACTCataatcattaccattaccataccgcttatagggtcatgggggtatgctggagcctatcctagctgactttgggtacaccccggaccctGGTGCACCcaatatgaatgtttttggaatgtgggaggaaaccggagtactcgggaAAAAAACTCATGAACAtgtaaagtccacacagagatgcacgacgtagatttgaacccaggtttttttgactgtgtggccaacatgatacccactcatccaccgtgccaaATAAAACGTGATGGATGTTGCTTCAACTTGCCGTGTTGTTATCTCTACATCATTTTGAACATTTGGCTTCATGATGCAAGATGGCGGGCCACCCCGACTTTCTGACATGTTATATTTGCAATTAGGACTCCAACGTTTCCGCAAGGAAtgatgccatgccatgccatggattgttttctttctttctttattttttgaattttttcataaaattattcattcatttattcaatttctggatgaagagtcttgaaccagtcatgatgtgctatatatatcactatattgacacgcactatggtacacattatggcattggatgctcatatcacagagtacttcggtacgggacaaaaaaaaaaaaaattaactatattatgaaagcaggaagtgaacaaatgtaacagttactgactgtaaaagtaccagatggagggttgcagtggtgctggagcctatcccagctgtcttctttgggcgagaggcggggtacaccctggactggtggccagccaatcacagggcacatatagacaaacaaccattcacactcacattcatacctatggacaatttggagtggctaattaacctagcgtgtttttggaatgtgggaggaaaccggagtacccggagaaagagatggctgagagtggaatcgaactcggatctcctcgCTGCGGGGCCGACgtgttaaccacttgtccactgtgcagccttgaGTAATTGATACACTCATtgaaatgtctatttttcattcattcattcattttctaccaattatcctcacaagggtcgcgggggtgctggagcctatcccagctgttttgtctggtggccagccaatcacagggcacatatagacaaacaaccattcacactcacattcatacctatggacaatttggagtcgctaattaacctagcatgtttttggaacgtgggaggaaaccggagtacccggagaaaaagatggccgagggtggaattgaactcggatctcctagctgcgaggccggcgtgttaaccacttggccggcgtgttaaccacttggccaacgtgttaaccacttggccaacgtgttaaccacttggccaacgtgttaaccacttggccaccgtgcagccttgagtaATTGGTAtgaaatgtctatttttcattcattcattttctaccgcttatcctcacgagggtcacgggggatgctggagcctatcccagccaatcacagggcacatatagacaaacaaccattcacactcacattcatacctatggacaatttggagtggctaattaacctagcatgtttttggaatgtgggaggaaaccggagtacccggaagaaaacccacgcatgcacggggagaacattgaactcgggtctcctagctgtgaggcctgcgtgctaaccacttgaccactgtgcgacttaaaaaaaaaatatatttccttaGTTTTTCCACTTTATGCTTCGAAGATGTTGTTattttcagaatcagaatcataaatggtttattgccaggtatgatcaaacacatactaggaatttgttttggtcaagaaataaaaattaaaaatgaaaaaaaaaacaaaaacctaatATTACGTGGAATTAAATAAATCTGCATCATATCTTACCATTTCTCCCTCAGGGCCTCCAAAGTCAAGGTAAAGATTGCGTATTCCGTCGTCGGCAGACATTTTGAGTTTTTCATACGGGTACCGGAACAGCGCCGCACCGCCGGCTGCGTCGGCCGACTCTCTGGTCACCGTGAAGCCCTTCTCGTAGTGCAGCGTCAGTCGAACGTCTTGTCTGTTCAGCGTGCAGCCTGAGTGGAAAAGCCAGGCCAATCATGGAAGCTCCAGTGTCACTACCCCCCCgtcacccccctccccctcccgaTATAAACGCATCCACACTCACCGATGGAGACTTCTTTGATGAGTTCGGCGGCGGCGTGAGCGCCTTGCACCAGGGCTCTGGTCCATGACGACAGATCCCAGTGAGTCTCCACCCGGAAAATGTGAGATTCGATGCCCCGCCCCGTGCCGGTCCGGGTGGCAAACACCAGGTCTGAACCCTGGGAAGGAGACCCGCGGGCGCTGCCGGAATGGACCAATCTGGATAGAAATGAACAAAACCGACGTGGCTTTTTTTAAGATGTCTGATTATGTCGAACATAACGTCAAGGCTACCACACTCGGGACCGAGTATGAAGGGTCCGAGACCCATCCAAGTGGTTTcgagtgcagattctggaagatctagaaagttttctgtgctgtttatcgtgtgtagctgcacACAACTCAATATAgcgggtcaaaaaatgagcatgatatgaaaaaatatttttcaaagtcaaaatattatgaaaaacaaacaaaataaagttgtcattttttgaaaattaagtagagggaaaaaagtcataatattatcagtaaatcacaaaaagtttttttttttaaaaaaagggcagaaatgaaaaaaacagcttttttaaTTACGTAAAAAAGTAattctaataagaaaaaaaagtcacaaaaaagtgataatatgaaaaacaaacaataaaataaagtcgtaattgtTGGATAATTAGGTTGAGGACAGTGTCatcatattttgggaataaagtcacaatattacaagatgAATATGTAGAAAgattagttgaaatatttggaaaataaaaaaacaaacatagccaaattaataatttaaaaaaaaaaagagtgaagttgataataataataggctttttcatcTAAATCACAAAAGCAGAGATGCAGTTtttagttgaaatatatataacctCTTAACATATCTACAAATGTtgctttagaacaggggtctcaaacatgcggccactagtttgaggcccccgccttgatatgaaagtttaatgtttaagtttgatatggatgctgtatggtatcatgtacccagaaaaaatgattacgtttgattcatgttcatgttaaaggttaaataactgttaatagttatcctccctatccgtgtggaagtggtaagtttttggctatttaagttgaaaggaaataacttggaggctaccgtttaggtcgctagctccctAGTTTGcgggttagcatgtgtctcaagaccctgcagttgcgcaatatgttgtaaataaaaagagtataaatgtgactatagtcgtgttttgtcttgtctacagggctctaataatgctttgttcattttaatatgaaaaaaatcatttgtctacccaccaactatatgtgctttcttaactttttattatttgctgttttattattattattatatttatttattactgattgattttctttattcttgattttttatttatttttcatcttattttgtgtagaaaaataaaaagtaagatatttgagaacagtggaatgttttatcagagcttttattgtagaaaattggagtttttttaaatttaaatttttttaatttaaaaaaaattttttttaagtttttaataaatgtgtttttttttttttttggaaaacctgatgcggcccagtcccacccagaccctagctccagtggcccccaagtaaattgagtttgagacccctgctttagaaaatattatccattaaatatattaatttttcacTATAtggcttgttagcttccttcgtCACTAGCAAACGATGCTAATCAAGGTGAGATGGGGAGttgtaaatgttgatccgaaatcagaGGTGTCCTGTACTTCCTCAAAAGGAGTCATACCCAACAGGAAATGGTGTGCTCCAAGCCTGTACGGTGCACGTTTGGGTTAGCGCGTTGTCGTTCGTACCTTGTGGCGAGCAGCGGGTGCGTGAGCAGCGGCATGGACCAGGACTCTCGATTCCACGGCACGGACTCGAACAGCAAAATGTCCTTTTCTGTGAGCGCCAGGACCACCGGCCTGTACTGCTGCCGCCCCCCTTCCAAGTGGACCTGAGGACAATTAGCGCCGCGTCGTTACTCTGCACCGGAACACAAGCTAGGGCTGCGTGTTTCCTAATCGGCGGTGGCGTGGGGGAGGAGTCACGCAGGGGTCGGCTCCACGCGCAGCTTAGCAACCGTGGTGGGTCGGTGGACTCCACAGGAAGCGGTGTAAATAGACAGAAACTTCTATTTCTGCATTGCGTTGACGCCAGACAAGATCTTCCAGCGACACCTTGCCGAGGAAGTGTTTCCCTCcctcctgtgtggaagtggtctttCTTTTCGTCCTGTGTGTGCTTCTACAACCCAGTACTGTTTCAGTTTTACACTTTGTGCACACGCCGAGTGAGTGTGTTCACAAAGCTTAATCTGGGTGTCAAACACGCCGGGTTCAGCCTGCCATATAATTTTACGTGTCCTGcgaaaatgcattaaaaagacacttaaaattaatatatataatatttctatgtacattttgttttattattaatttacctatcttgtatatttcttagctgcacggcggacgagtggttagcacgcaggcctcacagctaggagacccgagttcaattccaccgagtggaatgcatgttctccccgggttttctctgggtactccggtttcctcccacattccaaaaacatgctaggttaattagcgactccaaaaaaggtatgaatgtgagtgtgaatggttgtttgtctatatgtgccctgggattggctggccaccagtccagtcccgaagacagctgggataggctccagcaccccttgcgaccctcgtgaggacaagcggtagaaaatgaatgaatggatgtattttaattgtaacttttgagtgttaagttgctgtgtgatgattttccTGTGATTTCTGCCAATTTGTAGTTTCACTGGCGGACCCCAGCAAGACCAGCATCCACCAGGATGGATTTCGTATGCAGTGAGCTAACACAACAAAGTCACGAGTGCATTGTAGGAAGGATGAAATGCGTGATTGAAAAATACCTGCTCAGCCAGCCACCCGATGTGTTTGAGGTGAGGCTGTGTGGCGTTTGGGGCGGAGACCCCCAGGTAGGCGTTGATGTGGGTCAGGGTCTGGGGCAGCAGGGCGGCGATGTTGGTGTGGATGGCGGTGAACCAGGAGTTGGCCGTGGGACAATCTTTACAGCGAAGCACGACCGTGTGCTGACCGTCTGGCGAATACAGCTCCAATAATCTGAAAAACGGAAACGGTCACTCGGCTGCGTTTCGGGTCACTCGCCAGATTTCGGGAAGACTTTTCAGAGAGGAAGGAAAGTGAAAGCGGAGAAACGTCGATCGTCAATTGGCCACATGAATTGGCTCAGTCTAACCGGGGGAGTCCAAAGTAAAAAATGAAAGTACTTGAAGGAACTTTCTTcttatgtaatttattttcttcttgtaatattatgactttattcccattataatCTAACTTTCATCaaatttttctctgaatattttgatttcattctcgttttttttttcattttccaattattattttttgtgttaattgtattaaatattttattattatataactttCTTGacgtacattttcttctcggaattatgactttattctcgtaacatgataacaagctaattttccaaaaattataacttaaataaaaattttattaacggcttttctttaatatttcaaaattatacttctaaaatgactttattctcttaacatgataacaagctaattttccaaaaattataaccttaataaaaaaaaatttaaataacagcttttctttaaaattccaaattatgcttctaaaatgattttattctcataacataaccaggtaattttccaaaaattataactttaattaaaaaataataataattaatggcttttctttaatatttcaaaattatgctcctaaaatgactttattctcgtaacatgataacaagctaattttccaaaaattataacttaaataaaaaaaatgtttaattacggcttttctttaatattttcaaaattatgcttctaaaatgacttcattctcgtaaaatgataacaagctaattttccaaaaattataactttaataaaagaaaattaaaaatgaacgttttttctttaatatttcaaaattatgcttctaaaatgactttattctcgtaacatgataacaagctaattttccaaaaattataactttaataaaaaaaaaaaatttaataacggcttttctttaatattccaaattatgcttctaaaatgattttattctcataacatgatAACAaggtaattttccaaaaattataactttaattaaaaaaatatgaatggcttttctttaatatttcaaaattatgctcctaaaatgactttattctcgcaacaTGATaacaagctaattttccaaaaattataactttaataaaaaaaaattaattacggcttttctttaatattttcaaaattatgcttctaaaatgactttattctcataacatgataacaagctaattttccaaaaatcataactttaatttaaaaaaaatgacggattttctttaatatttcaaaattatgcttctaaaatgactttattttcataacatgataacaagctaattttccagaaattataattttaataaaaacattttaaaaaattaacagttttctttaatatttcaaaatcaTGTTTctaaaatgacgttatttttcctcataacatttcCATGTTATTCTGGTACAATGAAGACTTCTTCTTGCTAATTTAGCAAAAGCAgctgtggtttttttttggttttcttgtttaactataatttttttaaatgtgccacagcaagtaaaaaaaaacagccgtcaGCCTCAAATGGCCCCCGGACCATATTTTGGACACCAGTGGTATAAGCCGTCGTTTGTATTAAGAGTTATGCGTATTAAGggttataaaaatgtttgtcattCCCAAATGATGACGCCAGCAAGCAGCAGCCAAAGAAGGTAGAACGTAGGACATGAACGTCAAACCTGTTCTCCAGGTCTGGCATGGTCAGGTTCCTGCTGATGAAGCACATCTTCAGGCTGATGACCTTCCTGTCTTTGGAGGAGGAACTGCTGTGTTTCGGAGAACCGGAGTCTTCGCTGCCGCTGTAGCTGGGGGACTGTGGCCGGGCGCCGTCCCACGGAAGGTCCGCCACCAGGGATGGCTTTTTGAACAGCGGAGAAACCTCACGGATGTATTTCACTGTGGGGGGCAGATCCATACCACACGACATGACATGCATATGAGGACTGGATGGAAGCATTTGGACACGTGCACGTAGCATGTACACGTAGCATGTACACGTAGCATGTATGgcactaaaaacagcaaaaaaaaagagctaaaaaCGAATGAGAACAAGGTATTTTACAGGAATAAcgtaatgtcattttagtagcaaaaagttgaaacattaaagaaaaaaatattatatttattttaatttaacaaaacaaagttttaaataaagttttaatttgCAAAAAATTGCAGTAGGTTGTGGAAAAGGTTAGAATGGCAAgtgaataaggtcaaaatatggaaataaagtcataactacaggaaaaaaataaggtaaaaatatggaaataaagtcataactacagaaaaagaaatatggaaataaagtcataactacaGGTAaaaaataaggtcaaaatatggaaataaagtcataactacaGGAaaaaataaggtcaaaatatggaaataaagtcataactacagaaaaagaaatatggaaataaagtcataactgcaggtaaaaaataaggtcaaaatatggaaataaagtcataactacaGGAaaaaataaggtcaaaatatggaaataaagccATAACtacagggaaaaaaataaggtcaaaatatggaaataaagtcataactacaggaaaaaaataaggtcaaaatatggaaataaagtcataactacaggaaaaaaatacggtcaaaatatggaaaataaaatcataactaCAGGAAAGAAATAAggtaaaaatatggaaaataaagtcataactacaGGAAcaaaataaggtcaaaatatggaaataaagtcataactacaggaaaaatattctgagaataaagcttaaatatttggataaaaaaaagaacaaactcagaatatgaatatttatgaggaaaaataatataattttagtagcatggtttatgaaaaataaacaaaataaaataaatgtttaatttttggaaaacttgtaatag
This window harbors:
- the sntb2 gene encoding beta-2-syntrophin is translated as MAVWTRADKHGELDLLLRDRWIRVAAELTRETLTLTAEAETPGQGGHHRDHGGSPAGQRNGMSNGNEPGANLEQFQNHGGRGHCGSPGRVGVYGLSSPGKHPNNGANSDFGSPGSSYGSPGSSFASRQVEAPASADVCTEAVRKVRVVKQESGGLGISIKGGRENRMPILISKIFPGLSADQSRALRVGDAILSVNGNDLREATHDLAVQALKKAGKEVTLEVKYIREVSPLFKKPSLVADLPWDGARPQSPSYSGSEDSGSPKHSSSSSKDRKVISLKMCFISRNLTMPDLENRLLELYSPDGQHTVVLRCKDCPTANSWFTAIHTNIAALLPQTLTHINAYLGVSAPNATQPHLKHIGWLAEQVHLEGGRQQYRPVVLALTEKDILLFESVPWNRESWSMPLLTHPLLATRLVHSGSARGSPSQGSDLVFATRTGTGRGIESHIFRVETHWDLSSWTRALVQGAHAAAELIKEVSIGCTLNRQDVRLTLHYEKGFTVTRESADAAGGAALFRYPYEKLKMSADDGIRNLYLDFGGPEGEMVFDLHSGPKPVVFVLHSFLSAKLTRMGLLT